One part of the Tunicatimonas pelagia genome encodes these proteins:
- a CDS encoding endonuclease/exonuclease/phosphatase family protein: protein MPVLVRHIFWLLMIPVGVFAQSSTSQEMTWMFYNVENLFDVQDDSLTRDEAFLPAGDRHWTYGRFLKKLNYTYKVIVGVGEWNPPAIIGLAEVENRYVLEALLRETPLHRFGYQVIHQESPDARGIDVALLFRSELVDIQAQDFISVVLPNGRKTRDILYVQVALPNQEEVHLYVNHWPSRYSGTKVSEESRLQAATILTAHIGSVLSHESDARILVTGDFNDSPEDVSMKYLVEQLPIKNISDYQFEGTHKHQGEWGVLDQWLASENWLDRGASWYIESNRGQVYHPEWLLESDEAHLGFKPNRTYVGFRYQGGFSDHLPVFIRLISPSSISSLEQ, encoded by the coding sequence ATGCCTGTGCTTGTCCGACATATTTTTTGGTTGCTCATGATTCCGGTAGGAGTATTCGCGCAATCTTCTACCAGCCAGGAAATGACGTGGATGTTCTACAACGTAGAAAACCTGTTTGATGTGCAGGACGACTCCCTCACTCGCGATGAGGCATTTTTACCCGCTGGAGATCGGCACTGGACGTACGGAAGATTTCTTAAAAAGTTAAATTATACCTATAAAGTTATTGTGGGGGTAGGAGAGTGGAACCCCCCAGCAATTATTGGGTTAGCCGAAGTAGAAAATCGTTACGTATTAGAAGCTTTACTGCGTGAGACTCCGTTGCATCGTTTTGGTTACCAGGTTATTCACCAAGAGTCGCCCGATGCTCGTGGGATTGATGTGGCGTTATTGTTCCGATCAGAATTGGTTGATATTCAGGCACAGGATTTTATCTCAGTCGTATTACCCAATGGGCGAAAGACGCGAGACATTTTGTATGTACAAGTGGCATTGCCCAATCAGGAAGAGGTTCATCTTTACGTAAACCATTGGCCTTCCCGATATAGCGGGACTAAAGTATCAGAAGAATCGCGACTACAGGCGGCAACCATATTGACTGCTCATATTGGGAGCGTACTTTCCCACGAATCGGATGCTCGGATTTTGGTAACCGGAGACTTCAACGATTCACCCGAAGATGTGAGCATGAAATATTTGGTAGAACAGCTACCTATCAAAAATATTAGTGATTACCAATTTGAAGGCACGCACAAGCATCAGGGTGAGTGGGGAGTTTTAGATCAATGGCTAGCCTCAGAAAACTGGCTTGACCGTGGAGCGAGCTGGTATATTGAAAGCAATCGAGGGCAGGTCTATCACCCCGAATGGCTACTGGAATCAGATGAAGCTCACTTAGGGTTTAAGCCCAACCGAACCTACGTAGGTTTTCGGTATCAGGGCGGCTTTAGCGATCATTTACCCGTATTTATTCGGCTTATTTCGCCATCTTCAATAAGTAGTTTAGAACAATAA
- a CDS encoding rhomboid family intramembrane serine protease has translation MESISSSMLVPARLVFLMWGVFFLDQLYPIDLAMFGILPRTIRGLIGIITAPMLHGSVTHLVSNTMPVLILGTVLFMFYRRVANQVFLQCYFFTGVLVWLFARTSIHIGASGLIYGLAFFLIFFGLFQRDFKSLLISIIILISYGSIFYGVLPTQSYVSWESHLLGGLVGFLNAVNTGTRRLQKY, from the coding sequence ATGGAGTCTATCAGTAGTAGTATGTTGGTTCCCGCCCGCTTGGTGTTTCTAATGTGGGGCGTATTTTTTCTGGATCAGCTCTATCCGATAGATTTGGCCATGTTTGGTATTTTACCCCGCACCATCCGAGGGTTAATAGGGATTATAACCGCCCCAATGTTGCATGGATCGGTAACGCATTTGGTTTCTAATACCATGCCGGTACTAATTTTAGGGACCGTGCTGTTTATGTTTTACCGTCGGGTAGCAAATCAGGTATTTTTGCAGTGTTATTTTTTTACGGGTGTCTTGGTATGGCTATTTGCCCGCACATCTATTCACATTGGTGCCAGCGGACTTATCTACGGTCTGGCATTTTTCCTGATTTTCTTTGGCTTGTTTCAGCGAGATTTTAAATCATTGCTGATATCAATCATTATACTAATTTCCTACGGTAGTATTTTCTACGGGGTGCTACCAACGCAGAGCTACGTTTCTTGGGAGTCTCATCTGTTAGGAGGGTTGGTAGGATTTTTAAATGCGGTGAATACCGGAACCCGCCGTTTACAAAAATACTAA